In a single window of the Orbaceae bacterium lpD04 genome:
- the rsuA gene encoding 16S rRNA pseudouridine(516) synthase RsuA — MRLDKFLSHHLGISRSLVNKELKASYVTVDDQVIKSGSYQIGADQVIKYQDTIIERVDSKRYFMLHKPQGYVCSTDDPDYPTIAYFIDEPMAEKLHAAGRLDLDTTGLVLLTDDGQWSHRITSPKHHCEKTYLVTVAEPLSSDLIDTFAKGILLKGEKELTRPAKLNIIDPLNASLTISEGRYHQVKRMFAAAGNHVVALHRQQIGAIDLDIAEGEYRPLTEAEINSINLR, encoded by the coding sequence ATGCGATTAGATAAATTTCTTTCCCACCATTTAGGTATTAGCCGTAGCCTTGTTAATAAAGAGTTAAAGGCTTCCTACGTAACTGTTGATGATCAAGTTATTAAATCAGGCTCTTACCAAATTGGAGCTGATCAGGTTATCAAATATCAAGATACTATTATTGAGCGTGTTGATAGTAAACGTTACTTTATGCTTCACAAGCCACAAGGTTATGTTTGTTCAACAGATGACCCTGATTATCCAACTATTGCTTATTTTATTGATGAGCCTATGGCTGAAAAACTACATGCAGCAGGGCGCTTAGATCTAGATACAACCGGTCTTGTTTTGTTAACTGATGATGGTCAATGGTCACATCGAATCACATCACCAAAACACCATTGCGAAAAAACATATTTAGTCACTGTTGCAGAACCTTTATCCTCAGATTTAATTGATACTTTTGCCAAGGGTATTTTACTTAAAGGCGAAAAAGAGCTAACGAGACCTGCTAAACTTAATATTATTGATCCACTAAATGCCAGTTTAACTATTAGTGAAGGGCGTTATCATCAAGTAAAAAGAATGTTTGCTGCCGCAGGTAATCATGTCGTTGCACTACATCGACAGCAAATAGGCGCTATTGATTTAGACATTGCAGAGGGCGAGTATCGACCATTAACAGAGGCCGAAATTAATTCTATTAATTTGAGGTAG
- a CDS encoding gamma carbonic anhydrase family protein translates to MIYRLGDLIPDIQAALYIAPSATVIGDVSLEKNVTVWPSAVLRGDICQIIMGENSNIQDNATIHTDFELPCKIGRNVSIGHNAVLHSCFIDDNVIIGMGSIILNNSRIAKNCIVGAGSLVTQKLSYEEGCLILGSPAKVIRKLTDNELNSIQINAEHYCENGLRYKNTLQSIDT, encoded by the coding sequence ATGATTTATCGTTTAGGGGATTTGATCCCCGATATTCAAGCCGCATTATATATTGCACCCTCTGCGACAGTTATTGGTGATGTCTCCTTAGAAAAAAATGTAACAGTTTGGCCTTCGGCTGTATTACGCGGGGATATCTGTCAAATTATTATGGGTGAAAATAGTAATATACAAGATAATGCGACGATTCACACCGATTTTGAGTTACCATGTAAAATTGGTCGCAATGTTTCAATAGGGCACAATGCCGTTTTGCACAGTTGTTTTATTGATGATAATGTTATTATTGGTATGGGAAGTATTATACTTAATAATAGTCGAATTGCTAAAAACTGTATTGTTGGTGCAGGCTCTTTAGTCACACAAAAACTATCTTACGAAGAAGGCTGCTTGATATTAGGTTCCCCAGCAAAAGTTATTCGTAAATTGACGGATAACGAGTTAAATAGTATTCAGATTAATGCTGAGCACTACTGTGAAAATGGCTTAAGGTATAAAAATACTTTACAAAGTATTGATACTTAA